In Amycolatopsis methanolica 239, a single genomic region encodes these proteins:
- a CDS encoding DUF5134 domain-containing protein: MGELEDVQIPVLVAWSLTVAFALLAVPSVVRLVRLDALTTTPDTRQQDVAELLMVLAMLAMVSPLGGPIPAAGWQAILVLTAGWFLVAALRGRRCCAMHHLVSAAAMLYMITAMPGHHDGPWMAMTPGRLAWPVLALAAIGYFAVDSVRSGILGARWARTESLRDHRAVRQVCRALMGVGMAYMLVSGL; encoded by the coding sequence ATGGGCGAACTTGAGGACGTGCAGATACCGGTCCTGGTTGCGTGGAGCCTCACGGTGGCGTTCGCGCTGCTGGCGGTTCCCAGCGTGGTCCGGCTGGTGCGCCTGGACGCCCTCACGACCACCCCGGACACCCGCCAGCAGGACGTCGCCGAGCTGTTGATGGTCCTGGCGATGCTCGCGATGGTCTCGCCGCTCGGGGGGCCCATTCCGGCGGCCGGGTGGCAGGCCATCCTGGTCCTCACCGCCGGCTGGTTCCTGGTCGCCGCGCTGCGGGGGCGCCGGTGCTGTGCCATGCACCACCTCGTGTCCGCCGCGGCGATGCTGTACATGATCACCGCGATGCCCGGCCACCACGACGGGCCCTGGATGGCGATGACACCCGGCCGGCTCGCCTGGCCCGTGCTGGCGCTGGCCGCCATCGGCTATTTCGCCGTCGACAGCGTCCGCTCCGGCATCCTCGGCGCGCGCTGGGCCCGCACCGAGAGCCTGCGCGACCACCGCGCGGTCCGCCAGGTCTGCCGCGCCCTGATGGGCGTCGGCATGGCTTACATGCTGGTCAGCGGCTTGTGA
- a CDS encoding WS/DGAT/MGAT family O-acyltransferase produces the protein MRPLSGLDASFLYLETSSQVLHVCGLLTLDGSTIPGGYHFPEFKRRLAERIAAIPEFRRKLHNSPLNLLHPVWVEDEAFDIDHHLHRVAVPAPGDRETLAELCAHFAGQPLNRGRPLWELYVIEGLPGDGVAVMFKMHHATVDGVGGANLIAYLAGTEPGELPPLPEPEPNLAPPSHLELLKTSVGELARRPVELAKLLPGLASMAPRWIGRALRRQGMPVPFTAPRTSFNSTISSVRAIAYSTVELDDVKTVKNAFGVKVNDVVLALCAGALRRYLNARGELPKDPLVATVPVSTLDRTSQEGDSNNKVSAFFATLHTHLPEAAARVYAVAESNRQAKEHHHEIDADMLQDWAQFAAPGLFGLAVRAYAALRLADKHPVVHNLVVSNVPGPPMPLYFVGARVTAFYPLGPVFHGAGLNVTVLSYAGKVDIGLLAARELVPDLWLLADAMRDEMKELLDAAPALA, from the coding sequence GTGCGACCGCTGTCTGGACTCGACGCCAGTTTCCTGTACCTGGAAACGTCTTCGCAGGTGCTGCACGTGTGCGGGCTGCTCACACTGGACGGATCGACCATACCGGGCGGATATCACTTCCCCGAGTTCAAGCGGCGCCTCGCCGAACGCATCGCCGCGATCCCGGAGTTCCGCCGGAAACTGCACAACTCGCCGCTGAACCTCCTGCACCCGGTGTGGGTGGAGGACGAGGCGTTCGACATCGACCACCACCTGCACCGCGTCGCCGTCCCCGCGCCGGGCGACCGCGAGACGCTGGCCGAGCTGTGCGCCCACTTCGCGGGCCAGCCGCTCAACCGCGGCCGCCCGCTGTGGGAGCTGTACGTGATCGAGGGACTGCCCGGCGACGGTGTCGCGGTGATGTTCAAGATGCACCACGCGACCGTCGACGGCGTCGGCGGCGCGAACCTGATCGCCTACCTGGCAGGCACCGAACCGGGTGAACTTCCGCCGCTGCCCGAGCCCGAGCCCAACCTCGCGCCGCCCTCGCACCTCGAACTGCTCAAGACCAGCGTCGGCGAGCTGGCGCGGCGGCCGGTGGAGCTGGCGAAACTGCTGCCCGGCCTGGCGAGCATGGCGCCCCGCTGGATCGGCCGCGCCCTGCGCCGACAGGGCATGCCGGTGCCGTTCACCGCGCCGCGCACCTCGTTCAACTCCACCATCTCCAGCGTCCGCGCCATCGCCTACAGCACGGTCGAGCTGGACGACGTGAAGACCGTGAAGAACGCCTTCGGGGTGAAGGTGAACGACGTGGTCCTGGCGTTGTGTGCGGGCGCGCTGCGCCGCTACCTGAACGCGCGCGGCGAGCTGCCCAAGGACCCGCTGGTGGCGACCGTCCCGGTGTCGACGCTGGACCGCACCAGCCAGGAGGGCGACAGCAACAACAAGGTGTCCGCGTTCTTCGCGACCCTGCACACCCACCTGCCGGAGGCCGCCGCGAGGGTCTACGCGGTCGCGGAGAGCAACCGCCAGGCCAAGGAGCACCACCACGAGATCGACGCGGACATGCTGCAGGACTGGGCCCAGTTCGCCGCGCCGGGCCTGTTCGGGCTCGCGGTGCGGGCCTACGCGGCGCTGCGGCTGGCCGACAAGCACCCGGTGGTCCACAACCTGGTCGTCTCCAACGTGCCCGGGCCGCCGATGCCGCTGTACTTCGTCGGCGCGCGGGTGACGGCCTTCTACCCGCTCGGCCCGGTGTTCCACGGCGCCGGGTTGAACGTGACCGTGCTGTCCTACGCCGGCAAGGTCGACATCGGGCTCCTCGCGGCGCGAGAACTCGTTCCAGATCTGTGGTTGCTGGCCGATGCGATGCGGGACGAGATGAAGGAACTGCTGGACGCGGCCCCGGCCCTTGCCTGA
- a CDS encoding acyl-CoA dehydrogenase family protein: MDFTLDATRAEIAALTADVLARDPEHAWQALAKAGLLELALPEELGGDGLGPAEVAVVLTEAGRAGAQVPALASLALGVLPLNRMGSPEQRARWLPEIASGEVVVTAAPHEPSRPFAAEPSTEAVVVDGDWVLTGTKTLVPSLAQARCVLVPATLPWGPGVFLVDPRAEGAAVHGTSLRLSGVRVGEADLLRDGSLADLRRFALAGAVALGDGAVAGALALTTAHVRQREQFGRPLATFQAVAQQIADVYIASRTLHLAALSAVWRLDEGLDADEDLAVAAYWLAEEAPKALAVCHHLHGGLGVDITYPLHRHYGLVKELAALTGGASERLDRLGDLVGA; this comes from the coding sequence GTGGACTTCACCCTGGACGCGACCCGGGCCGAGATCGCCGCGCTGACCGCGGACGTCCTCGCCAGGGACCCCGAGCACGCCTGGCAGGCGCTGGCGAAGGCCGGGCTGCTCGAGCTCGCCCTGCCCGAGGAGCTGGGCGGGGACGGGCTCGGTCCGGCCGAGGTCGCGGTGGTGCTGACCGAGGCCGGCCGGGCGGGCGCGCAGGTGCCCGCGCTCGCCTCCCTCGCGCTCGGGGTGCTGCCGCTGAACCGGATGGGCAGCCCGGAGCAGCGCGCGCGGTGGCTGCCGGAGATCGCGTCCGGCGAGGTCGTCGTCACAGCCGCGCCGCACGAGCCGTCCCGGCCGTTCGCCGCCGAGCCGTCGACCGAGGCCGTCGTCGTGGACGGCGACTGGGTGCTGACCGGCACGAAGACCCTGGTGCCGTCGCTGGCGCAGGCCCGGTGCGTGCTCGTGCCCGCGACGCTGCCGTGGGGACCGGGCGTGTTCCTCGTCGATCCGCGGGCCGAGGGTGCGGCGGTGCACGGCACGTCGTTGCGGCTGTCCGGCGTCCGGGTGGGTGAGGCGGACCTGTTGCGCGACGGCTCGCTCGCGGACCTGCGCCGGTTCGCGCTCGCCGGCGCGGTCGCGCTCGGCGACGGCGCGGTGGCCGGAGCGCTGGCGCTGACCACCGCACACGTGCGGCAGCGCGAGCAGTTCGGCCGTCCACTTGCGACGTTCCAGGCGGTGGCGCAGCAGATCGCGGACGTCTACATCGCCTCCCGCACGCTGCACCTGGCCGCGTTGTCCGCGGTGTGGCGGCTCGACGAGGGGCTCGACGCGGACGAGGACCTGGCGGTCGCCGCGTACTGGCTCGCCGAGGAGGCGCCCAAGGCGCTCGCGGTGTGTCACCACCTGCACGGCGGCCTCGGCGTCGACATCACCTACCCGCTGCACCGCCACTACGGGCTGGTCAAGGAGCTCGCCGCGCTGACCGGCGGCGCGAGCGAGCGGCTGGACCGGCTCGGCGACCTGGTGGGGGCCTGA
- a CDS encoding lipid-transfer protein, protein MTLSGKAAIAGIGATEFSKDSGRSELRLAAEAVRAALDDAGLRSSDVDGLVSFTMDGNAEIAVARELGIPELTFFSRVHYGGGAAAATVQQAAMAVATGVAEVVVAYRAFNERSGHRFGQVSSAAAGQVNSSGVDNAFHYPMGLATPAATVAMVARRYLHSYGASTEDFGRVAVLDRKHAATNPAAWFHGKPITLAEHQASRWIAEPLRLLDCCQESDGGVALVITSAARARDLRHPPAMIAAAAQGSGPDQYIMTSYYRDELAGLPEMGVVARQLWAQAGAGPSDMDVAVLYDHFTPYVLMQLEELGFCGRGEAPGFVASGALELDGSLPLNPHGGQLGEAYIHGMNGIAEGVRQIRGTSCNQVPSVSHVLVTAGTGVPTSGLVLAQS, encoded by the coding sequence ATGACTCTGTCGGGCAAGGCGGCGATCGCCGGGATCGGCGCGACGGAGTTCTCGAAGGACTCGGGACGCAGCGAGCTGCGGCTGGCGGCCGAGGCGGTGCGCGCGGCACTGGACGACGCCGGGTTGCGTTCGTCCGATGTGGACGGTCTGGTGTCGTTCACGATGGACGGCAACGCCGAGATCGCGGTGGCGCGGGAGCTGGGCATCCCGGAGCTGACGTTCTTCAGCCGGGTGCACTACGGCGGCGGCGCGGCGGCGGCGACGGTGCAGCAGGCGGCGATGGCGGTCGCGACCGGGGTGGCCGAGGTGGTGGTGGCGTACCGGGCGTTCAACGAGCGGTCCGGGCACCGGTTCGGGCAGGTGTCGTCCGCGGCGGCGGGGCAGGTGAACTCCTCCGGGGTGGACAACGCGTTCCACTACCCGATGGGGCTGGCCACGCCGGCGGCCACGGTGGCGATGGTGGCGCGGCGGTACCTGCACTCCTACGGCGCGTCGACAGAGGACTTCGGCCGGGTGGCGGTGCTGGACCGCAAGCACGCGGCGACGAACCCGGCGGCGTGGTTCCACGGCAAGCCGATCACGCTGGCGGAGCACCAGGCGTCGCGGTGGATCGCCGAACCGTTGCGGTTGCTGGACTGCTGCCAGGAGTCCGACGGCGGGGTCGCGCTGGTGATCACGAGTGCCGCGCGGGCACGCGACCTGCGCCACCCGCCCGCGATGATCGCCGCGGCGGCGCAGGGTAGCGGGCCGGACCAGTACATCATGACCAGCTACTACCGGGACGAGCTCGCGGGCCTGCCGGAGATGGGCGTGGTCGCGCGGCAGCTGTGGGCGCAGGCCGGGGCGGGGCCGTCCGACATGGACGTCGCGGTGCTCTACGACCACTTCACGCCGTACGTGCTGATGCAGCTGGAGGAACTGGGGTTCTGCGGCCGCGGCGAGGCGCCCGGTTTCGTGGCGTCCGGAGCGCTCGAACTGGACGGCTCACTGCCGCTGAACCCGCACGGCGGCCAGCTCGGCGAGGCGTACATCCACGGGATGAACGGCATCGCGGAGGGGGTGCGGCAGATCCGCGGCACGTCGTGCAACCAGGTGCCGTCGGTGTCGCACGTGCTGGTGACGGCCGGTACCGGTGTGCCGACCAGCGGGCTGGTGCTGGCTCAGTCGTAG
- a CDS encoding bifunctional MaoC family dehydratase N-terminal/OB-fold nucleic acid binding domain-containing protein, with the protein MSVEEAAARIRAQGESSRRLARDPVNQAMINNWVEAIGDANPRYTEGVAPPVMVQVWTMNGLHGQRAADDPLGAMLAVLDEAGYTSVVATNSEQTYHRYLRVGEHVSASTALESVVGPKRTALGEGWFVTTRTSWYVGDELVADMLFRVLKFAPPPSARGALRPVVSRDTEFFWEGTKAGELRIQRWGDVLRHPPGPMPPEGDLDAKPDWVVASGRGTVYSYVVHHRPAVPGKQLPFVIALVELEEGVRMLGELVGADPAEVHIGLPVTATFLKVDDDLTLPAWRVAR; encoded by the coding sequence ATGAGCGTCGAAGAGGCCGCTGCCCGGATCCGCGCACAGGGCGAGTCGTCGCGGCGCCTGGCGCGTGATCCGGTGAACCAGGCGATGATCAACAACTGGGTCGAGGCGATCGGCGACGCCAACCCGCGGTACACCGAGGGTGTCGCGCCGCCGGTCATGGTGCAGGTGTGGACGATGAACGGCCTGCACGGGCAGCGCGCGGCGGACGACCCGCTGGGCGCGATGCTGGCCGTGCTCGACGAAGCCGGATACACGTCGGTCGTCGCGACGAACTCCGAGCAGACCTACCACCGCTACCTGCGGGTCGGCGAGCACGTGTCGGCGTCGACGGCGCTGGAGTCGGTCGTGGGGCCGAAGCGGACCGCGCTGGGCGAGGGCTGGTTCGTCACGACCCGCACGTCCTGGTACGTCGGCGACGAGCTGGTGGCCGACATGCTGTTCCGGGTGCTGAAGTTCGCGCCGCCCCCGTCCGCGCGAGGCGCGCTGCGGCCGGTGGTCAGCCGGGACACCGAGTTCTTCTGGGAGGGTACGAAGGCCGGTGAGCTGCGGATCCAGCGCTGGGGCGACGTGTTGCGGCACCCGCCGGGGCCGATGCCGCCGGAGGGCGACCTGGACGCGAAGCCGGACTGGGTGGTGGCGAGCGGGCGCGGCACGGTCTACAGCTACGTCGTGCACCACCGTCCGGCGGTGCCGGGCAAGCAGCTGCCGTTCGTGATCGCGCTGGTCGAGCTGGAGGAGGGGGTGCGGATGCTGGGCGAACTGGTCGGGGCCGATCCTGCGGAGGTCCACATAGGACTGCCGGTGACCGCGACGTTCCTGAAGGTGGACGACGATCTGACGTTGCCTGCCTGGCGGGTGGCGCGGTGA
- a CDS encoding MaoC/PaaZ C-terminal domain-containing protein, whose translation MPIDPDVAIGAELDELTFAWTPSDVLLYHLALGAGARPVDPREVRYTYERDLRVLPTFATVAANLRIYEPPAVSFPGIEVDLAKVVHGTQAVTVHRPIPVEGKAVARTRIVDVLDKGKAAVIVNETSVVSTDGAPLWTARSSIFARGEGGFGGSRGSSSRVELPDREPDAVIDTPTLPQQALIYRLCGDRNPLHIDPEFARSAGFEAPILHGLCTYGMVAKGVTDAMLDADVTRVGSFSARFAGIVLPGETLRTRVWRTDEGLALTTTAVERNAPVLADALLTSR comes from the coding sequence TTGCCCATCGATCCCGACGTCGCCATCGGTGCCGAGCTCGACGAGCTGACGTTCGCCTGGACGCCGTCCGACGTGCTGCTCTACCACCTGGCGCTGGGCGCGGGCGCCCGGCCGGTCGATCCGCGGGAGGTGCGCTACACCTACGAGCGGGACCTGCGGGTGCTGCCGACGTTCGCGACGGTGGCGGCGAACCTGCGCATCTACGAGCCGCCCGCCGTGTCGTTCCCCGGCATCGAAGTCGATCTGGCGAAGGTGGTGCACGGGACGCAGGCGGTGACCGTGCACCGGCCGATCCCGGTCGAGGGCAAGGCGGTCGCGCGGACGCGGATCGTGGACGTGCTCGACAAGGGCAAGGCGGCGGTGATCGTCAACGAGACGTCGGTGGTGTCGACGGACGGGGCGCCGTTGTGGACGGCGCGGTCGAGCATCTTCGCCCGCGGTGAGGGCGGGTTCGGCGGTTCGCGGGGCTCTTCCTCGCGCGTCGAACTGCCGGACCGGGAGCCGGACGCGGTGATCGACACGCCGACGCTGCCGCAGCAGGCGCTGATCTACCGGCTGTGCGGCGACCGGAACCCGCTGCACATCGACCCGGAGTTCGCCCGGTCGGCGGGGTTCGAGGCGCCGATCCTGCACGGGCTGTGCACGTACGGGATGGTCGCCAAGGGCGTCACGGACGCCATGCTGGACGCCGACGTCACGCGCGTCGGGTCGTTCTCCGCGCGGTTCGCGGGCATCGTGCTGCCCGGGGAGACGTTGCGGACACGGGTGTGGCGGACGGACGAGGGCCTGGCGCTGACGACGACGGCCGTGGAGCGGAACGCGCCGGTGCTGGCGGACGCCCTGCTCACAAGCCGCTGA
- a CDS encoding MaoC family dehydratase, producing MTAAGTELPELAFDVTPTFVISTALATRDFQDVHHDRDAAVARGSKDIFLNILTDTGLVQRFVTDWAGPDALVRSIKIKLGVPCYAGDRLVFTGRVASVEGRVAVVEVTGTGQLGAHVSGTVTVELAA from the coding sequence GTGACCGCCGCCGGAACCGAGCTGCCCGAGCTGGCCTTCGACGTCACGCCGACGTTCGTGATCAGCACCGCGCTGGCGACGCGGGACTTCCAGGACGTGCATCACGACCGGGACGCCGCGGTCGCGCGCGGGTCGAAGGACATCTTCCTCAACATCCTCACCGACACCGGTCTGGTGCAGCGGTTCGTGACGGACTGGGCTGGGCCGGACGCGCTGGTCCGGTCGATCAAGATCAAGCTTGGCGTGCCGTGCTACGCCGGGGACCGGCTGGTGTTCACCGGGCGGGTCGCCTCGGTCGAGGGGCGGGTCGCGGTCGTCGAGGTGACCGGGACCGGGCAGCTGGGGGCGCACGTGAGCGGGACGGTGACCGTGGAGCTGGCGGCATGA
- a CDS encoding alpha/beta hydrolase, producing the protein MRPRFLTRRALQLALTANALRPVPGMRASVPAFFAGWLTGELAPHLLALTAADTAAHLARHGARSVQDRIGLGLAAASAAGLGSLIVTSQRARGAVEDALAEALGPKYAADLSRPPDPRDLATPWGQLVLPFRMRNPDVRRDRNLAYAPGGKRFLMDIYRPREPVEGRPVLLQIHGGAWMIDSKDHQGIPLMLHMAQRGWVCVAVNYPLSPKAHWPDHIVGVKRAVAWIREHIHEYGGDPSFLAATGGSAGGHLAALLALTPNDAGLQPGFADADTSVQACAPHYGVYDFAATSGSTASKERLHGLLARYVVGKDPVRFLDDYIAASPLDRITEKAPPFFVIHGAHDSLVPVREAREFVRRLRETSEQPVAYAELPGAQHAFDVFPSIRSAHVVRGVERFLDWTYLRWQRDKRG; encoded by the coding sequence ATGCGACCCCGATTCCTCACCCGGCGGGCGCTCCAGCTCGCCCTGACCGCGAACGCCCTTCGGCCGGTGCCGGGGATGCGCGCCTCGGTGCCCGCGTTCTTCGCCGGGTGGCTGACCGGTGAGCTGGCGCCGCACCTGCTCGCGCTGACCGCGGCCGACACGGCGGCGCACCTGGCGCGGCACGGGGCGCGGTCCGTGCAGGACCGGATCGGCCTCGGCCTGGCGGCGGCGTCGGCCGCCGGGCTGGGGTCGCTGATCGTCACCTCGCAGCGGGCGCGGGGCGCGGTCGAGGACGCGCTGGCCGAGGCGCTCGGGCCCAAGTACGCGGCCGACCTGTCGCGGCCGCCGGACCCGAGGGACCTGGCGACGCCGTGGGGTCAGCTGGTGCTGCCGTTCCGGATGCGCAACCCGGACGTGCGGCGGGACCGCAACCTGGCGTACGCGCCGGGCGGCAAGCGGTTCCTGATGGACATCTACCGGCCGCGCGAGCCGGTCGAGGGGCGGCCGGTGCTGCTGCAGATCCACGGTGGGGCGTGGATGATCGACAGCAAGGACCACCAGGGCATTCCCCTGATGCTGCACATGGCGCAGCGCGGGTGGGTGTGCGTGGCGGTGAACTACCCGCTGTCGCCCAAGGCGCACTGGCCGGACCACATCGTCGGCGTGAAGCGGGCGGTGGCGTGGATCCGGGAGCACATCCATGAGTACGGGGGTGATCCGTCGTTCCTGGCCGCGACGGGCGGTTCAGCGGGCGGTCACCTGGCGGCGCTGCTGGCGCTGACCCCGAACGACGCCGGCCTGCAGCCGGGTTTCGCCGACGCCGACACGTCCGTGCAGGCGTGCGCCCCGCACTACGGCGTGTACGACTTCGCCGCGACGAGCGGTTCGACGGCGAGCAAGGAGCGGCTGCACGGGCTGCTCGCGAGGTACGTGGTGGGCAAGGACCCGGTGCGGTTCCTGGACGACTACATCGCCGCGTCGCCGCTGGACCGGATCACCGAGAAGGCGCCGCCGTTCTTCGTGATCCACGGGGCGCACGACTCGCTGGTACCGGTCCGCGAGGCGCGGGAGTTCGTCCGCCGCCTGCGGGAGACCTCGGAGCAGCCGGTGGCGTACGCCGAACTGCCGGGCGCGCAGCACGCGTTCGACGTCTTCCCGTCGATCCGGTCGGCGCACGTGGTGCGCGGCGTGGAGCGCTTCCTGGACTGGACGTACCTCCGCTGGCAGCGCGACAAGCGCGGGTGA
- a CDS encoding acyl-CoA dehydrogenase family protein, with protein MYIELTAPQRKLRDELREYFAGLITPEERQALLRERHGEVYRRIVRRMGSDGRLGAGWPEEYGGGGFGDLEQHIFADEAARADVQLPSVTLQTVGPTLQEYGTPEQKAFFLPKILAGEVHFAIGYTEPGAGTDLASLRTTAVRDGDSYLVNGQKIFTTGGHDADYVWLAVRTDPDAPKHKGISILIVDTSDPGYSWTPIITCDGAHHVNATYYSDVRVPVSMRVGEENQGWKLITTQLNHERVMLGPAGRIGGLYDRVRAWAAERDLLGEPDVRRALGETLAVVRINELLNWQVAAAELDVADASATKVFGSDRIQRVARLVEENVARHGDLSDPGTAALAEWLDVLARRNIVLTFGGGVNEIQRELIATAGLGLPRVPR; from the coding sequence ATGTACATCGAACTGACCGCGCCGCAACGGAAACTGCGCGACGAACTGCGCGAGTACTTCGCCGGTCTCATCACGCCGGAGGAGCGGCAGGCGCTGCTGCGTGAACGGCACGGCGAGGTCTACCGCCGCATCGTGCGCCGCATGGGCAGCGACGGGCGGCTCGGCGCCGGCTGGCCCGAGGAGTACGGCGGCGGCGGGTTCGGCGACCTGGAGCAGCACATCTTCGCCGACGAGGCCGCGCGCGCCGACGTGCAGCTGCCGTCGGTGACGCTGCAGACCGTCGGGCCGACCCTGCAGGAGTACGGCACGCCGGAGCAGAAGGCGTTCTTCCTGCCGAAGATCCTCGCCGGGGAGGTGCACTTCGCGATCGGCTACACCGAACCCGGCGCGGGCACCGACCTCGCGTCCCTGCGCACCACCGCGGTGCGCGACGGCGATTCCTACCTGGTCAACGGGCAGAAGATCTTCACGACCGGCGGGCACGACGCCGACTACGTCTGGCTCGCCGTGCGCACCGATCCGGACGCGCCCAAGCACAAGGGCATCTCGATCCTGATCGTCGACACCAGCGACCCCGGCTACTCGTGGACGCCGATCATCACCTGCGACGGCGCGCACCACGTCAACGCCACCTACTACTCCGATGTCCGGGTCCCGGTGTCGATGCGGGTCGGCGAGGAAAACCAGGGCTGGAAGCTGATCACCACGCAGCTCAACCACGAGCGGGTCATGCTCGGCCCGGCCGGGCGGATCGGCGGGCTCTACGACCGGGTGCGGGCCTGGGCCGCCGAACGCGATCTGCTCGGCGAGCCCGACGTGCGCCGGGCGCTCGGCGAGACGCTCGCCGTGGTGCGGATCAACGAGCTGCTCAACTGGCAGGTCGCGGCCGCGGAGCTGGACGTCGCGGACGCCTCGGCGACCAAGGTGTTCGGCTCGGACCGCATCCAGCGGGTGGCGCGGCTGGTGGAGGAGAACGTGGCCCGGCACGGGGATCTGTCCGATCCGGGCACCGCCGCGCTCGCCGAGTGGCTGGACGTGCTCGCGCGGCGCAACATCGTGCTCACTTTCGGGGGTGGCGTGAACGAGATCCAGCGCGAGCTGATCGCGACGGCCGGACTGGGCTTGCCGAGGGTGCCGCGATGA